The Populus nigra chromosome 4, ddPopNigr1.1, whole genome shotgun sequence genome contains the following window.
GGAGATATACAATGACATaccttttatttgtgtttttttcatataaatatatttatcaaattcattgatttttaactCATTTGACAGAATAATATTGTCAAAATTTTAACGTCATTGTTTAGGTGCTCGTTTCAAATCATATAATGATTTAACAAGCttacaaattttcttttcttggccattaACAAGAAATCCCTTGGGTTGTTCCATGTAAACTTCTTAATCAAAGTCACCATATGTAAACTTTTTAATCAAAGTCACCATTTAATAAAGTTGTTTTTACACCTATTTGACATATTTCAAGTTTGTTAATAGTTGTGATGACTATTAATGTTCATATAGAAACTATTTTTGGCACAAACGAATATGTGTCAGAATAGTCCacattttcttattgtttgaATCATTTAACAACAAATCTTGCTTTTTTACTTGTCAATAGTTTCatctaatttcattttttattaagatcTACTTATGGTTTAATGGTTTACTTTCGAGTGAAAAATCCACTAGTTtcaatatgtatatttattCATAATGGATTTAATTTCACTATTAATTGTCTCCTACTAATAGAAAGTTTTGCCTCAAAGTATTccgagatttattttttaacaagcatgtAAGTAAATGGAATATACTTTCTGTAGcattttttgattttgttataatattaaaatgaatattctTAATACTTTATTTATGTATAAGAAATCAATATGCACTATTATTTTAAGCATATCCGATAAATACAGAATTCAAAGTTTTAAGTCTTATCTTTactattctaaaataaaatattattatttttataaaataccctcatattttaaggtgtttgtaTCTTTCCGCAATTTATCAAGTAAAGATAACTATCTAAAAAGAAATCTACTCATTCAAGATGGTATCCATCAAATTTGAGTTAAATTGTCATTATAAATGATTTGTTATTAACTTGCGACTTGACATATTTCTTAGTTTATCACTTGCTTTATGCAGGTTTATTGTCTTGcgttttttcatataaaatattagtgacataactaaaataaaatgctcacgaagaacaaaaaacaaattaaatgctCACGTTATCAAGCTAAATGTTGACCCCCTCGGCACTGGTTGCTGACTTGCGACATGGGATGCTACCAGTTAACTGAGATGAATCTAACTTGTCAGCAATCTGCATGACTTGGATTGACATTTGGTGTGATGAGTCAGCACGTCGACAATCCATCCAGGGGAATGTTTAAGCAagcacaaaaacattttaacgaagaaattagatttttgtagaaacaaaattaaaaaccactTCCATATATGAGTTTCATTTTCGAAAACTTACGAGAGAGTTGAAGAGTTTTAACACAATATATATACATTCCAAGCGGTCAAGTTTCTAAATCCATGCTTCCCACCTCTGCTAACATATCTTTCCCAAGTCTTTGGATCATGCCAAATCTCATGTAATTAAACGTGTAAATTTACCATGACAGCAAACTTGAAGcaatccttcttcttttctgaAACAATCCATTTGATATCAATGCCAGTAAGGTTATTTTAATCTGAAATGTTCACACAATTTCCTCTTAAAGAAATTGGAGAGAAAGAAATGTCCTCAGACTTTATCAGAACTGTTCCGggtaaaagtaaaaaacataaaaaggcaTGGATTCTGATGGGCTGTAtcaatgttttaataaaaaagaagaagaagagaagtctTCATCTTGAACGAGGTATTCTATTCTACTGCATGATGGGAGCTGAATTATTACACATCAACGACCATAAGCAAAAGCTGTCGCCTGCTTCTACAAACATGTGACGGGGAAAGCCATTGGTATAATAAAGTAACAAACGCAAGAAGCAGATCGGGCTGGATTGTTATAATATAGAAACACGCTGATTGTTTTTACTCCGCGTGATATATTGAAAgcagtaatttatttattatagtaGATATACAtattcttttctcatttcttaAATGTTGATAAATTAACGTTAAAAAAAGTTTCCAGCAGCTCCTTCCACGCTCATAGAAACATAGAGAGCTTCTGGTTGAGTCCAATATCTATTCCATTGTAAGCCAGAGGTGCATACATCCATAGATCATCCGAGCTCAAAAGCtgcaaataattaataagattgAGTTTAACATGTGTATTCAGATAGAGATTGATGATTTATTTGGCAGCAGTAAGGGACTATACGAGCCTTTACCTTGATTTGAAGCTGCAAAAAGTTTACGTAATGGACTGCCTCCTCTAGCATCGTGCTGATATCAACCTTGGTTCCGTTAGGGACAAGATTCTGCAAGATTTTCAGTCTCTCGTTTATCCTCTCCCTTCTTTTCTGCAGGattgttaaaaaatcatgaataaaatgCTCAAAAGATTGCTCCTTGTGTGCTAGTATaagtgtgtgtgtctatatatatatatatatatatatatatatatatatatatatatattcatatgaAAGGAATAATTAGTATCTTACCCTTGCATAAAGGCTCTGGGGGTCTGTGGCAGCTCCCCTAGTAGCTCTTGTTTTTCCATTGGAATTGAGAACTCCAGAAACCATGGAATCAGAATCCTGAGAGGCATTGTCCTCTTCTGAACTACAACTGCTGGAACTTTGTCCGTCTGGTCCAGCATTACTCTCTTCTTCATCATGGCTAATATCTGGTGCattcttctgatttttttttgactgTCCAACCTTCCTACTCTTTTGCACCTGcattataaatcataaaaatttagaaactagTACAGCAAGACAAAATCCACCATAAAAAGAATTACTGTAGCCTTGAATCCATGTACTCACATTTCTTGTAACCCGGGCTTTTTTCTTCATGTCGTCCAATTTGTTGGCTATTGGTTCTGGAACATCAAGCTTCCTTTTGAGCTGCAATCCCTTGGCCAGAACATCATTAGCTGCTGGCTTCAGATTATCATCTAAATCTCCTGTTTTGTCACCGCTCATATCTCCATTCATACAGGCAGTTTCTGCCATTGCAATTTCAGGAAAAAGTGGCATAAACAAGCCAATATTTTCCTCATCCATGATTGAAATATCCATGGACATAGAGTTATTGTTCGTAGCTTGAATGGGATTAGAATCATTGAAGAAGTAAGATTCATGGCTAGAATAGGGAAGAAATACACTACTGCTAGAATTACTGTTATTACTACTTTCTTGAGAATCAAAATGCAAATTGGGGTTGGGAGTATGCCAAGAATAAAACAAACTCTCGTCCTCAGCCATGCTCGCGTCGGATTCAGGAGCAGGGAAGAAAGCTGATGGGATTGTAAAATGCAATCCTTCATCAGTATCCTGAAGAAAAGAGCACTGACCAAGTAATTCTGGGGTGCAATCAGGCTCTTCCATGGAGAACATTCTGCTGAAGTTCCATAATTCTCCATCAGGAAAGGCTTCCATAGCCTGCGTATTCATTTTACACTTGGAAGCTGTGGAGAAATCAAGAAAGAGGCTCTTATGTTTCTATGGTGATGCCTACTAGTTAATTGAAGCTCGATTTCGCTTGAGAGAACCAAAAAACTAGGGACAGATTTATACCCATGCACCATAAAAGAATGTCACTAGCAAGGATTGACTTCATCTTGtatataaaaattctaaatttctaATGATTACCTGGGTGCAGGTCCTAATTCTCTGTAACTGAACTCAGGAGTCCATTGTGGGGCCAATACCAGGCAAAGTACAACTAAGACGGGACCAAGTTCATGCAATGATTGATTAAAATATCAGAACAGCAATTCAAATTAAGCATCTTATTTCTGATAAACTGCAATTAAGATGACAAATTAAGAGGCCTAAGGACAATCACTGAGAGATGACTAAACTATCATTAATTACTCTCTAAATGACAAATGTAGTTAGACGGAGTGAGAGCATGCGTTTTGAGTACTTGAAAATGTCAGAACGTGGGGCTGTCTTCTATCATCTTGAATATAATAAAGAGGAAGAATTCTGTTGGAGAATAAACAAAACGCGGCCAAAGGACGGCCTGATCGTGGAGATGACTGcggcattgaaaaaaaaacgcaAAACCCGACACGTTAACCGTCGAACTCGTTCTTTGTCTCCTCAATTGCTGCTTGAACCTAATCAATGTTCCTCAGctcagttttatatatatataggcaatTTATCAGTTTACAGCTCCACTCAATACACAATTTAGTTACTATCTTGTAAGTTAATAATGCTATTTACGAAAGACGTACATTAATGGGAATAGTGCCACACTTACAAATCTTAGCAGGCTAGGAGCTTTCACCGCCATAAATCGCAAAACCACCAAACAATGGGTGATGAGTGGCTTCAGCCTTGTTGTCCGTGGTTTTCGTTGCACCTCAACTTAACAACTGTCTTTGTCCATGGTTTTCTTCTTATCCTCACTGCAgattgtttatattattaacCTTATTATCATATCCATCATGGGTACGATTGATTTAAAATGCAACAGTTACTGTGCTAGTGCTCTTCTCGTGCATTTGACAATACATAGATGAGAATCATGACGAAATAAAATAGATGATCAGAATCATCtccaaaagaaaatgagaataatCAACATATCTTTTAGCTTAGTGAAGAAAATTAAGCAGATTACAATGCAATGTCTCCAAATAAACAAAAGTTCTACTCCTCTATATATTCTGGACAAGAACAATATCTatatgaaaacccaaaaaaaacagCTATCACACCTTCACCACCTCCTTAAATATAACTGAAGCCCCAGATTTGCCCCTCATAGCAATCCCTTCAGATTACCTTAACAGAGCCATGAGCACACCCTTAATGCTGGCGATTGATACGCACGATTTCCACTTGTCAGACAGGGACGGTTTCCTATGTACGTTGCTTTGTTTATTGTGCTTACGTTAAACTAAAGACGTTCCATGTATATATTCAAAAGGTATTTGGCTGTGCTTTTCAAATTCAGCACCGCCATTGCAGCAATCTTGCAAGAACTAAACCCCTAAAAATCCCAAGAAATTGGAATTTTAAAGAGACAACGATGGAGCTACAAATAACAGCACATCGTGGAGGAATAAAAACCATAGAGATCTGAATTATCTAGgaatcaagaggtttgctttctctgtgatctcaggttcgagctctATGGTTACTCATATGATAGCCATTGGAGgcttatataatcgttaacttcaagacccgtaggattagtcgaggtgcacgtaAACTGGTCCGGATacccatattaaactaaaaaaaaaaaccatagagaTCTGATCTTGTTTCGTTCGTTCATTAAAGTTCTGTTTAATGCTGTATAGCCGGCTTGCACGATATATTaggtgtttttcttcttctttcatttctGCTCATGCCTTATCAATATTAAGTTGCCGCCCATTAATTAACAATATGCTGGCTAGAAGGACAGCTATTTCTGTGTTTATCAAACTACTACCTGATGGGCTACCGAAAACAAAATGAATACCCATGTCATTTGAGCCAACCCAGATCGAGAGGGTTCAGAAGATGTCCCTTCTGTTTGGGCCTAGACCCAAATAACACcaaccaaacaaaaacaatagagagaaaagagaagagaggaagGGAGAATGAAAAAATAGCTTGGAAATCGAGgtaacaaaagggaaaaaaaagacacCGAGTACCCAATAAAGCTCTAATCAGCATATGTGTTGTATTGTTGAAAATATTTCATCAAGATAAATTCAACTAAACCAAACCAAGGAAAGCCATCATTGAAGCTGAGGTGAGTCACATGCACCTTTAAAAAGTGATTAAGCATGACTCACATGTTGATATGTGTGTTACATGcactagttattttttttattttctttcagtctttaatttcttttaaaactcTACAAATCATTTCTTAAATTTGTTTGATAGATAAAATGCAatgcatagaaaataaaaataaaaatatattgtgagATGAATGCTAATGGCCATTCAACTCTCAAATCCCCATGCTTTATAGCCCAGAAGATTGCTCTCCAACCTAAACACTCGCTCCAACTCATTGCCTCAACCAGCTCCACATGAATTTTCAACAACTAGCACATACCATAATGCAGTATTGCAACCTTCATGAAGTTCATATGACGTTGCAATCTCTTGTGCTTACTTGCATCTTTCttgttaattactattttatgtGAACTTGTCTCCTTAATAAGCACCAACATTCCTCATCAATCACTTGCGAGTGCCAACCATCACCACCATTGGCATAAAAAGACACAACATCAATAACTCATTTTACatgtgagaaaaaataattattctctaTTATTACTCCTACAAGTATACACTCTCTATGGTAAACTCATGTGACCGAGGTATATAAATACCTTATTAGGTTATTAGGTAAACACACAAGACCATATAACACAACTTTATAATATTAtgagtttataatatttacttttttaaactcTCGATCTCTTCATTATACTTTCCTTTCTTCATTTAATTAAGTGACTTAAGTATCTCTCGATATCTTTGTTGTActctttttctcttatttagtTAATTGACTTAAgtattgaaaagtatttttatataagagTAAGTAACGATCAACTTGGATACTTCAACTTATGACGAAACCATGAAAACACCCAAATCAATCTAAAGTTTTTACAACTTCATCACTTCCGCAATATTATTTTGTCTTTGATCACTACCATTAAGATCTTAGAGAGCCTCACGTCTCTCTCTTAATCTGGTCTTCAT
Protein-coding sequences here:
- the LOC133693015 gene encoding transcription factor RSL2-like; amino-acid sequence: MNTQAMEAFPDGELWNFSRMFSMEEPDCTPELLGQCSFLQDTDEGLHFTIPSAFFPAPESDASMAEDESLFYSWHTPNPNLHFDSQESSNNSNSSSSVFLPYSSHESYFFNDSNPIQATNNNSMSMDISIMDEENIGLFMPLFPEIAMAETACMNGDMSGDKTGDLDDNLKPAANDVLAKGLQLKRKLDVPEPIANKLDDMKKKARVTRNVQKSRKVGQSKKNQKNAPDISHDEEESNAGPDGQSSSSCSSEEDNASQDSDSMVSGVLNSNGKTRATRGAATDPQSLYARKRRERINERLKILQNLVPNGTKVDISTMLEEAVHYVNFLQLQIKLLSSDDLWMYAPLAYNGIDIGLNQKLSMFL